The DNA window AGGTCCTCTGCAATTCACTTAGTGTCTGTTTTAAGACACATGACCCCAAACAGTGGCAAATAAGGGGCAATAAGGGCGCAGGAAGGAATTACTCCTCTGCTGTTTGAAGGTTGACAAAGCTCCTGAAGAGCTGCTTTGTTGGATGTATCGCTTCTTTCCCGGTAAGAGTGAAGGTTAATGCAATTTCCAGAGACTCTGAAATCACATTATAGGtgacttttattttttattaagtcctcctgtcctttcattGGAACAATGTGAGCTAGTGGCACACTGTCCACCATCCATACCACTAACTTAAGCCTGCTCTTTCCTCCCCGCCCAATGCTTCTatactcttctttttcttctccttctttaaaGGTAGAATGTGTAACTTTTTTTAGTAGCCTATTTCCAAAATTTCTGCTGCCCATGCAGAAAGTTCTATTTTCTTCAGGAACATGTACCACTAGTCACTACCATGACTGGAAAATTCCGAcatatacatgaaaaggtggatcttgtccttgtccgccattttgaatttctagtatTGAACATGTTTAGCGGCAAAATTTACTGTTGTAAATTTATTTCACAATATCAAATTTTTGAATGAGgaacatacattttgaaaatgaacaactaaaaccGCATTCTCTACTTTTTTCTGAGGCTTTTTAACGTTAATTCAAACCGAACAGTGAAGTTGGAGACAGAAAACAGTAtgtgacagagaggggggaagagttgGGGAATGGCtggacccaggctggattcgaaccttgATCCCAACCTTGATCCCAACCTTGATCCCTATGGGCAATGGTGCCCATATTATGGTACAGTGTGTtggcgcgctgtgccacagcaccttttctttttgactgttGAGGGAATGTacgtatgcaggtgtgtgtgagagtgtgtgagcgtgagatTTCAGCAATGTTTACTGTTATGTGAATACTGCTGGACAACTTAACTTTGGGCTTAATTAAGTGCACTACTAAAGTATATTTTATTTTGCTCTActaaattatattttattttgctcTATTATTCTAGGCCAGTTCAAGTTGCTGGAGCAGGACCGTGACATCAAGGAGCCTGTGCAGTACTTCAACAGTGTGGAGGAGGTGGCCAAGGCCTTTCCCGAGCGCGTCTACGTCATGGAGGAAATCACTTTCAATGTCAAGGTGCGTCTTTTGTAGTaacctgtttgtgcagatgggcctgctggTAGGCCCGTTCTGTCTTTGCTCAGAAGACCTAACTGCATcagaacaacattgctatggcggtacagagagccttaagtatctATTTCAGACTTGATCATTTTGGTGAATGGTTATAACAGTGGCTCTATACAAAGGGGTTAATTAGGGCCAGTTGCTTTGACTTTTTCCCAGCATGCTACTTCTACCAGAGACGATTGTAAAGGAATAGACACCTTGTCGCCTATATTGCATTGTCgtcactctttctctcagcaGATGGCATCAGGCCAGCGCACTGCATATTCATGTATTATGTATGTGTTCAGATGACACGGTTGCAGATAATGGTGTTTCCATCCCCATACATTGTCCATTCTGTGACCCAACACCACAGAGTAAATACTGAGCTGCACAAATTGATCAACCGTACATAAATATGGTGTACACAATGGCTGTGTACACACATAGCATAACACTGtcccaatgttttttttattttatcattatttttttaaatatatttttgaggGCTTTTCGAGACTTTATTTCAttcacaggacagtgaaggtggtgacagtaaatgagttgagagagagagtgactgagaagggtcggcaaaggtccCGGGTTGGAATCGAagtatcgaacccgggtcggccgtgtagtagacgagtgtcctaccgttagcgccacggtagggcctggccCAGTGTTTTTGGCCCGTAGCACCACACAGTGCTACTTGTTCTGTGGGAAACCAACCCTGTAACATGTCTACCCTTGTTGTCACTGTTTCACCCCAGATGGCGTCGGGCGAGTGCAACGAGGACACGGAGGTGTACAACATCACGCTGAGCACGGGCGACGAGCTGACCCTGATGGGCCAGGCCGAGATCCTGTACGCCAAGACGGCGCGCGAGAAGTCGCGCTTCAACACCATCCTCAAGCGCATCGGCAAGCTGAACTCGCTGGGCAAGCTGGGCCGCGGCAAGATGCCCTGCCTCATCTGCATGAACCACCGCACCAACGAGAGCATCAGCCTGCCCTTTCAGTGCAAAGGCCGCTTCAGCACCTGCTCGCCGCTGGAGCTGCAGATGCAGGAGGGCGAGCACACCATCCGCACCATCGTGGAGAAGACGCGGCTGCCGGTGAACGTCACGGTGCCCAGCGGGCCGCCGCGCAACCAGCACGACCTGCACCTGATCCGCGAGGGCCACCGCTACAAGCTGGTCAACATCCAGACCAAGACGGTGGTGGTGTGCTGCGCGCTGCGGGCCAACAAGGTGCTGCCCGTGCACTTCCCGCTgtcccagcagcaccaccaccaccacctggccacctcctcctcctcctccacccagcccccgccgccgccgccgctgctgctgccccgCCTGCTGCTGCCCGAGGGCCTCATACAGGGGGAGCCCTGGCTGGAGACGGTGGTGCACCGCTGGTTCGCCTACTGCCAGGAGCAGTTCAACATCGACGACTACTCCCGGGCGGTGAGGGACGTGCGGGTGGACTGGAGCGAGGAAGGGAAGAGCCCCAAGAAGGGCTCccagggagggggggtggtggtaggCGGTacgggtggaggtggtggtggtattggtggtggtggtggaggaggaggcagcattGGCAATGTCGGAGGTGGCGGGTTACTCGGAGGAGGTGGCAGCGGAGTCGTCGTCGGAGGCGGGGGTGTTGGGAGCAACGGGTGCCCGGGACACGTTCACCACCACCTGCCCAGCTCGCTCAGCTCCGCCCGCGACGAGCTCACCCAGTCCTTCCACCGCCTGTCCGTCTGCGTCTACGGCAACAACCTCCACGGCAACAGCGAGGTCATCCTGCAGGGCTGCGTGAGCCTGTGCAGCGACtacgccccccctcccccatcctccttggACTCCCCCGACACAGACTACCTACTGCCAGAGCTGGGGGACATCAGCCCCACTGGCTCCAGTGGCCACAACAAGCCTGACGTGCCCTACGAGGAGCTGTGGCTGGAACACACAATGAAGAGTCTGGCCCAGAGGACTACGGTACCGCTGCCCATAGCCACCACAACGGAACTCTGCCACAGCGCGGCCATTGTCAGGGGCAACAGTAGCGTTGGCGTTGGTGTTGGCGTGCCACCGGTGCTGACGTATCCCGTGGTGGTGGGAAACCCAGCTGCCTGCACCCTGCTAAGCTCAGACCTCAGTCTACCTCCGCCCCCTGTGCCTCCCAAGTCTGAagctgtaagtctgtgtgtgttgtgttgtgttgtgttgtgttgtgttgtgttgtgttgtgtgtgggcttGTTTATCTCTGTAAGATAGAAAAAAGAAgcttttaagctttggtgaccaaATTGTGTgtcccacacaccaaaaaagtgtttttgtttgtaattTTGTTGATGATACTGAAACGCACAAAAAATCCTTTAGTtaaaagtgtgtgagagtgtgtgtgtgcgtgcgtgaacgtgtgcgtgcacgtgtgcgtctgcctgtctgcgcctgtgcctgtgcctgtgcctgtctgtctctgtgtgtctgttccaACCATCATAATGTGGTCCAGGAgaggccagcatttttttttaatcataatttGTGTTCTCTGTAGTTTGAACGTCATCATAGGCTTGTGTCTAtcgatctctctccttctcttgacATTTTGTCAACAGTACATTAGGTTATGTTTTAAATCCATTTCAAATCCAAGTGGATTTCCTCGCGCGTCTCTTGACTTGtagctttatttttttcctggAAGCAACCGGTGCCATGGCATCATCTGGAGTGTGCAGCCAGAGCTatgacatggcacacacacacaacacacattggaCTAGGGTAAAAAAATCAGGCTGAACATTTTTAGCCAAGAACGCTCAGTAAGGCGTTGAGGTAGACAATGGAGCCAAtggcaacatttttagtcatctaataaGAGCTATTTTGACCTCAACagttaaatctgactcagagccctgctgtagtggcatgaggactgatgccaTTGAGGCGAGGGCTGGGCCAAAATCCTCAACAGTCCCCTGGGCAAATGGCTTGCATGCCTtacggccagtccagccatgattGCCCGGCTTGTTATTGTTTGGGGGCTGTGCATTGTACAGGGAACATGACGCCATATTTCGTTAAGTTCAGTTCTGGTGGCGTGTTGTGTGATTCATCGCTTTTAAAAGGAAGGACCGAGCTGACCTCAGTCAGTCAGTGCATGCAGTTATTTCCTCCATGCAAACATCAACAGCAGCGGATGGGTGAAATCTTTTCGGATCACTGGTGTCGGCTTATGGTCGCGTGTGTCGTGTACATGCAGTAGCTTGGTGGAAGTGGGTGGCTAGTCTGTGACCAGGCGGTAACCTTGCGTGACTGTGGAGTTTGTCATCTCGGCACTGTCGAACATGCGTGCGGTATTCTCTTAAACCGAAGAATGCAAAGCTGATATGTCTGCTTCATATTACGCTCACAGTGAAGCTCACTGTCCTATGAAAATGCCAGTACACTCCTTAGCGCTGCCTGTGAGAATGCTGAATGCTGCCTCTTTTTCTAACTGCCCACCCCTGTGTCTCCGCTGGGCAGCAAATATTTGTGTTAGTCATTAAGGCGTGCACGGACACAAAGTGCAAACTACCTATGTGCATGACTTTGGTTAATTTGTTTTAAGAAGAAGTGGTCTGTTTTTTCGCGGACAAATATTTGCCAGCCGAAGTAGCACACACcgtgtgcatgcgcgtatgcTCGCTTCTCGTTGGCCCAATGCTACCGTGGTGGGCCTCCTTAGGGAAGCTGACATGCAGGGGGGGGGCAGGcagatcagttgtcctgggcccagggagagagggaacccACAAtcgggtcctcgttacattgtatgtattgggtacggggcccttttggatgactttgtcctgggcctggccaaagctgtcagcggccctgggcctgCTATACTCGTGTCACTGTAGTAGTAGAGAAGGGGAGGCCTCAGGCCTGCCATGTGTAGTCGAAGTAGTTAGCTGCCCAAGAGTAGTTGGCACAGAATAAATTCTTTACAGGTTAACCCTGTCCCAAAATAACGGCACGGTTTGTTTAGGGGAGATTGCGTTACTGCCAAACCAATGGAGAGCAGACTTTGGTCCTTGACCCCCCTGAGTGGGTTTGTTGTGTTTGGCCGTGTcacttgaggagagagagagagtgcgtttgACCAGGACTGCTTCTCAGGCCGCCAAAAACATgtcggagtagagtagagtaatttcCATTAATCCCGATGGAAATTAAGGATGTTACTGTATATGGTCTTGTTGATGTTTTGTCTGGGACTCATCACATTTAGTCCACTCACTAGTTATCCAGGTCAGTGATTACCAACCAGGGTAGCGCAGGCACACTGTAAGGGGTACGTGGAAATAATAATGATGTCTGGACTGAAGCATTTGGATTACAGGAATTTCCTGTAATCCAAATGCTCCAGTCCAGACATTGTGATATAGAGCATGACTGATAGGAGGGTATGCAagcaagccaaaaaaaaaagttaggcAAACACTGCTCTACGTCACGTTTGTGACCAAGAGGACATTGTTCTTGGACCCTAACATCAAAGCTTGTTTACTTTAGATGCCCACCACACTACAGAGCTCAGCATGTCATCTGGAGAGAAAGATGACGGACATTAGTGCTGAAGATTAGATATGGGATATTGACTACATTAAATGTTATTTGGATAGACTGCCTTGTCCAAAACCCATGATAAGCAATCATTACATTTCTCCATTTGCAATAGCTATACAAATCGAAGTAAACAAAGCAACAAGgacattttaacttttttttctctcagttcTTTGAACTTTGTATAGTTTTGACTCGAGAGCCACCACCATGTTAACAAGctcagtattattattgttattatcattattagtagtaATACACTAGTAGTTCAGTGATGCTTTTGATCTGTAAGGAAATGAAGGACCTCGTTACTTTGTGCTCAtcctatctcttctctcctcttctccaccaggTGAAGGAAGAGTGCCGGCTCCTGAACGCCCCGCCCATCCCTCCTCGGAGCTCCAAGCAGcagggtggtggtgttgttggtggggGCGTCCTCTCCTGCCCCACCCCGGTCTCGGCCCCCCTGCCCCCGGTCAAACCCCGCCAGCAGGACACGCGCTCCCCCAGCCCCACGCTCTCCTACTACTCCTCTGGCCTGCACAACATGTGAGGACCCATGCTGTCTTATGTTATGCAAGGGACACTTATACGCGGATTTGGCCAAGTGAAGCAAACTTCCCCATTCATTTCTATGAGGCAAACAAACAGGGTCGCAGCGAAGCGAAAATATTCGGCCAAGTCGAAGCGAagcaaaaatgtaatattttaatattatacAAATAAGGAGGAGATTTCGCCTGCAGCGGCCAGTCAAGttaacaaaataaatgtttcaatcCATTTGATTTGCCGCAACAACCTGATgaccgttgagctgtcagaatggaacacttaATTTCGCCTCTTTTCGCTTCGCTtgtttcgcctgcatgtgtcaCCGGCCTAAGCAAGACGTGTTACAGTGTTGCAAATTAGTTTCAACAAggtttatttattttcagtgaTACCGTTAGAAATAATTGTTGTGCCTTTCGACTTTTTCCTCTTGCAACTTCTGGACCAGGTGTCCAGTCAGTGCCTCCATTTCTGGTGTGCTTGAGCAATCTTTCATTGAgattgaaagtgacgtcacttcccccgatttcatgggacctcaacggcattTTTAAATgccggtattaaaatgatatttcgatcccgttcgagttgtgccacgagctccatatatgttggttctgatatttttgcttaatttttcgtacgaacccccaaactttttagaaagctgtgtttcttcacatttttcatgccgacggcctcagaacaaaacatagatacttctgcatgaataatctttatctagcctcttaaacagcatatttgtagcccagcgcatatcatgactgagatcagaagatatttactcagtaccatgttgttagatggtcagcttaggtcccgtgaaacgcggaactaaggggcgggactttcgagctctattgagcTGTGACTATGCATGAGCAACAAGTGAGCAGCAGTGCTAACGTAGTGGCGGAACAAATTTGTAGCAAATACAAATATTTTGAAACAtttgaaagatgttttttttctaataattattttttttcctttctgatatgcacacatgtgtacacataccctgccctccctctcctctgagaGTGTTATAccatctgctgtgctctgctatgCCCTGTGGATGATGTTTGGCTAATGTgtaaacacacaggcagagattCTGCACTGACTTGTGAAGGGCGTAGTAGAACAAAGGCTGATCAGTGTCGGaaacattcactcattcactactATGCAGTGCAGTAGCACTTAGTGTGAGTGATATTGCCTTGTAACCTACAAAGTACACGTATAGTAAACTAGGCAAACCCAAGTGGCAGAAAACATTTTTGCTCCGTGGAGTTGGCCTGTGTATGTATCTCCATTGGAAATAATCGTGGCTGGCAAGGAATCTGTCCACCAATTACAATGCTTCCATGAGTTTCacaatgaccgtgtgtgtgtgcgtgcgtgcgtgcgtgcgtgcgtgcgtgcgtgcgtgcttacccgtgtgtgcgcgtgggagtatgagtgtgtgtgtggtctacttTTTCTGCAATACTCGGTATAGTGGAAACCGCTTGTTTCCTGAGGCAGAGGAACACAGCTTTGAGACCTTAaatgtgtgttgcattgtgtaATACAGATCCATTTGTGGGCTGTGTTAAAGCACATAATGACATGGTGTGTAGGAGTGGCTGgtttggataccgtggctcttgatgcatcacaacgacttgctgtcttggtcacagaTACGCACCaataatttctcctttttgaattCCTAATGTcctaatgttgtgtgcattgcaacattttgagcaaaactgtgctcttatccTGCTAATttaatcttcacacttcaccttgctggtgcaatgtgcaattaatgaagattggccaacaacAGGCTcatccacttgagccatgaaactgcCCACTCTAAAATAAATgtcaggtgtttccattattttgtccgacccctgtatgtgtgtgagtcattCGTGAGTCATTAGAAGCCAAACTGCTGGCAGCCCTCCATCAGACTTCCAAGTCAGTACTAGCGGCCGATTGGCTCTGATCCCGAGCGACCTTAAGCGAATGGGCAGCCTCACTGTGTATTTTATCAGGTGCCTGCCTGGGAATTGGAATCATGGCCATGGCATTTCTAGTGCCACTAGGAGAAGCACAACAGCACAAGGGGACATCATGTTATGTCTGCTCTGCACCACTCTGGGCCTTTTCAAATGTAGTAGAGTATTAAGCAGTCTTGTTGTTGCCTGGGTTGTGGGAAAAAGTTAGATGTGaaattcttgtaaaaaaaaacaagaagtttgggggaggaaaaaaaaaacaaagttactCAAACCATTGTTGGTACGGTTCTAACATTTCATAGAACAATATTCATCTTTAAAGGAATATCAGCAGCAATTTCTGTCATTAGACACCTTGCTAATAGACTCCGCTATTGGTCAGGAGAAGATGTTCTGTCCCAGAGGGTACTGgaaaaagactttaaaaaaaaaacttaaattcaATATAACAGATTAGGTCTATTTGATTTAAAtgatttctattttattctatatcATGTCTGTGTTGTTTATAAATTGTAGTATCCTTGCCATACAATTGTAACAGCCAATTTACAGTATAACAGGGGTCATGTTGTAATGAAGTTAATTGGTAtcccagccttttctgagatcctggtcattgtaatgggggcaggtgtttgtttacataaaaaaaaagtcttgatttatttccaaaaacatccaaaaggttatataacatcagcagacaactagcaaacagcgataccttttgggaaaatatttggagtagacttatgttaagatttttttaaaaatgtgatcAAAAGCTATTAGAAtcgctcatatctcagaaagggctgagccaaaaaaaatgcagcatcaccgtatactgacaagtcaagggtagcgtgagcaatacaacagcatattgaaattggcaggagtgctcctttaagatCACTCATAAGTTCATGTATctatatccatctatccatcctcaTCCATTGCTGATGCCATGTCTCCATGTCTCCCAGCAGCAGTGGCGATAAGGAGGGGGGCTGTGATGGCGACGACCCAGCCCAGCTGTGCTACCCCTGTCCCTGGCTGCGTCCGGGCGAgagcccctcctccaccaccaccaccaccaccacgagtgGCACGAGTGGTACCCGGCTGTGCCTGACGCCGCTGGACGCCGCGCTGCCCTCGCGCCTCTCCTGGCCTACCGACTTCTGCAGCGGAGCTGGGGGCGACTGccactcctcctcgtcctcctcgacCGACTTCGCCTCCGTCCACTGCTCCGTCCGCAGCTACTCCAGCTACCCCCGCAAGCGCACGCCCAGCACCCCCAAGGCCTCCTCCTCTGGCCCCCTGGACTTGGACGGGACCCACCGAGGAGGTGGAGGGctaggaggtggaggggaggcgtccttgtcctcctcctccaggtcccCTCTGCTGTGCCGCGTGGGCCAGTTCCACACCAAGTCCACCAGCTACACCATGGAGCTGAGCAGGGACGAGGATGGCGGCAAGCCCATCGAGCAGCAGTGCGACCGGGCCAAGCAGAGCCAGTCCTGCCCCAGCCTGCCGCCCAGGACACCCAAGCAGCCCACTAGCGAATTACTGCTAGCGGCCCGCGGCAAGGACACGGACATCGCTGCTATCGCCATGGcctcagcagcagtagcagcatcagTACCACAAGCAGTGTCGTCGTcctcagcagaagcagcagcctcGTCATCGTCAGACATGACTGAAGTGTTGGACTCTGCTGCAGAAAGCTCTTTAGAACAGCAGCAGTTGTCCACAGCCAGCGGTGAAGTATTCTCCATCTCgtatccacacacagacactacagactCGGGGGCGTCGGAGTCAGAGTCGTCGTGGCGACCGCCCACCAACCTATCAGGGCTGTCCATCGAGGAGGTGTCGCACTCGCTGCACTTCATCGGCCTGGCGGAGGACGTGGTGGCGCTGTTTGTGCGCGAGAAGATCGACGGCAACCTCCTCACGCAGCTGACCGAGGAGATCCTCTCAGAGGACTTCAAGCTCACAAAACTCCAGGTCAAGAAACTCTTGCAGTTCATTGGTGGCTGGAGGccgaaaatgtaataataataattataataatgtttatgatgataataataataatgaaaaataataatatactCGAACAAAaacgaaagacaaaaaaaaaaaccttacgaAACTTGTTTGTGCATGGCACATGAACATGTGCCACAACTGACGGTACTTTGGCCTTGCGTGTGGTTGCCCAGACAGTTTTGTACCTAAACACTATGCACATTCAGTGGCCttaaagtggtggccattttgtgtaatatagcctacatgacttatatacagtatgtatatattaTATGGGGTGCTTTTACTTTTTATGTTttaagtatacagtatgtctgtatgaTAACGGTATGTATCTTTGTCAAACTCCcttctctaacccccccccccggtaGGGACGTGCACAATGGAAAGAAAACACTACTTTTGCTCAAAACCCCAAAGCCTTTTATCTCATGAAGCTGAATTGATATTGATGTACACAAAAACAATCATGGATGACACTAGAACAAGGATTGCAAAGATTGTTTGTTTTGACGAGGTGAAGTCTGCTTACGATGACCGATTGTtgtacagttgtaaaaaaaagaaaagaaaacagaacagTGTAATGTAACTGTATGAAGTATCTGCATTTCTCCTTCCCTACCCTTTACCTTAAAGCAGTACCACACTGTTTCTGGAAAAaaagctaattttacacctcctCTTCAGGTTTTAACCTTTCACCTTTCTCCTGGTCTTCCAGCCATTATCTTAGTccagggctgtcaaactcaaattgactgagggccaaaatcaaaatctggggcctcatgtacaaaacttacttATGCACAAAAAAGCTCCTTAAGTAACTTTCCacaaacattttcagatgtaccaatactgacttagcatgaaaaagtgcacgtttactaaatttcatgtgaaattggtcataccacatgaatcagcatgaacaCCTGTTTAGGTGTGGAGTGATGCATTTAAGATTTTCAGGCGCAAATGCATTTTTTCAGATATTCACTTACGCAAAGATTCAGTAAGAAATCTACagaagtctttgtacatgaggccccaggaacGAAATTGCGAACCGAACTcaccattatttaaaaaaattgactaaaattgtccGTACATGCACTTTTTATActcagttaaatttcacacactctttcccatcatacatGGTAGTTTAAATGCGTCTTCACATCTTGACACagaaaatgtcatgttcaagtcttgttacactatacattaatggtgtatgtgggccaactgtgacacacatttgaaattatctcgcgggccgaatacgGGCTAGATTTGGCTcccgggccttagtttgacatccctgtctcTTAATCTGTTGATGTTACTTCTAGGTACATAACTCTTCTGGTACCAGTTAGTTACTAGTTATATGCTTGCTATCTTAGAGGTTGAATTTGGGTGGACCTTGAAGTCCCTGCTGCTTTCCTATGTAGAAGGCAAAAAATAAGGAAGCACCCATTTAGCATATCTGAATACCCTCGTAAGCTTTCAACCAGGAGACGAACTGTATCCTGATGACTTTCTATATCCGGTCATATTTACAGTAGGCAAATTATGGTTACTTAGCTATCCCAGAAGTCTGCGGCCACAACTATACAGCCATTGGTCATTAATCAATCCGGTTCAAAGTTTATGTATATGACGGTGCGAGCATTGCAAGACTCAGAGAACggctgaaagtacaggagaaagacaACTCAAttctttaactcaaggagaggtgtgaaATTATATTACTAGAAATGATGTGGTATCGCTTTAATACTTTGCCATGA is part of the Engraulis encrasicolus isolate BLACKSEA-1 chromosome 9, IST_EnEncr_1.0, whole genome shotgun sequence genome and encodes:
- the garem gene encoding GRB2-associated and regulator of MAPK protein 1 isoform X1 — translated: MDLGSMLYNNLKDVTWSTTTLSLDRLVSAYRLPQIVKLDVGQTVEGLRENDYLLIHSCRQWTTVTAHSLEEGHYVIGPKIEIPVHYEGQFKLLEQDRDIKEPVQYFNSVEEVAKAFPERVYVMEEITFNVKMASGECNEDTEVYNITLSTGDELTLMGQAEILYAKTAREKSRFNTILKRIGKLNSLGKLGRGKMPCLICMNHRTNESISLPFQCKGRFSTCSPLELQMQEGEHTIRTIVEKTRLPVNVTVPSGPPRNQHDLHLIREGHRYKLVNIQTKTVVVCCALRANKVLPVHFPLSQQHHHHHLATSSSSSTQPPPPPPLLLPRLLLPEGLIQGEPWLETVVHRWFAYCQEQFNIDDYSRAVRDVRVDWSEEGKSPKKGSQGGGVVVGGTGGGGGGIGGGGGGGGSIGNVGGGGLLGGGGSGVVVGGGGVGSNGCPGHVHHHLPSSLSSARDELTQSFHRLSVCVYGNNLHGNSEVILQGCVSLCSDYAPPPPSSLDSPDTDYLLPELGDISPTGSSGHNKPDVPYEELWLEHTMKSLAQRTTVPLPIATTTELCHSAAIVRGNSSVGVGVGVPPVLTYPVVVGNPAACTLLSSDLSLPPPPVPPKSEAVKEECRLLNAPPIPPRSSKQQGGGVVGGGVLSCPTPVSAPLPPVKPRQQDTRSPSPTLSYYSSGLHNISSGDKEGGCDGDDPAQLCYPCPWLRPGESPSSTTTTTTTSGTSGTRLCLTPLDAALPSRLSWPTDFCSGAGGDCHSSSSSSTDFASVHCSVRSYSSYPRKRTPSTPKASSSGPLDLDGTHRGGGGLGGGGEASLSSSSRSPLLCRVGQFHTKSTSYTMELSRDEDGGKPIEQQCDRAKQSQSCPSLPPRTPKQPTSELLLAARGKDTDIAAIAMASAAVAASVPQAVSSSSAEAAASSSSDMTEVLDSAAESSLEQQQLSTASGEVFSISYPHTDTTDSGASESESSWRPPTNLSGLSIEEVSHSLHFIGLAEDVVALFVREKIDGNLLTQLTEEILSEDFKLTKLQVKKLLQFIGGWRPKM
- the garem gene encoding GRB2-associated and regulator of MAPK protein 1 isoform X2; this encodes MDLGSMLYNNLKDVTWSTTTLSLDRLVSAYRLPQIVKLDVGQTVEGLRENDYLLIHSCRQWTTVTAHSLEEGHYVIGPKIEIPVHYEGQFKLLEQDRDIKEPVQYFNSVEEVAKAFPERVYVMEEITFNVKMASGECNEDTEVYNITLSTGDELTLMGQAEILYAKTAREKSRFNTILKRIGKLNSLGKLGRGKMPCLICMNHRTNESISLPFQCKGRFSTCSPLELQMQEGEHTIRTIVEKTRLPVNVTVPSGPPRNQHDLHLIREGHRYKLVNIQTKTVVVCCALRANKVLPVHFPLSQQHHHHHLATSSSSSTQPPPPPPLLLPRLLLPEGLIQGEPWLETVVHRWFAYCQEQFNIDDYSRAVRDVRVDWSEEGKSPKKGSQGGGVVVGGTGGGGGGIGGGGGGGGSIGNVGGGGLLGGGGSGVVVGGGGVGSNGCPGHVHHHLPSSLSSARDELTQSFHRLSVCVYGNNLHGNSEVILQGCVSLCSDYAPPPPSSLDSPDTDYLLPELGDISPTGSSGHNKPDVPYEELWLEHTMKSLAQRTTVPLPIATTTELCHSAAIVRGNSSVGVGVGVPPVLTYPVVVGNPAACTLLSSDLSLPPPPVPPKSEAVKEECRLLNAPPIPPRSSKQQGGGVVGGGVLSCPTPVSAPLPPVKPRQQDTRSPSPTLSYYSSGLHNISGDKEGGCDGDDPAQLCYPCPWLRPGESPSSTTTTTTTSGTSGTRLCLTPLDAALPSRLSWPTDFCSGAGGDCHSSSSSSTDFASVHCSVRSYSSYPRKRTPSTPKASSSGPLDLDGTHRGGGGLGGGGEASLSSSSRSPLLCRVGQFHTKSTSYTMELSRDEDGGKPIEQQCDRAKQSQSCPSLPPRTPKQPTSELLLAARGKDTDIAAIAMASAAVAASVPQAVSSSSAEAAASSSSDMTEVLDSAAESSLEQQQLSTASGEVFSISYPHTDTTDSGASESESSWRPPTNLSGLSIEEVSHSLHFIGLAEDVVALFVREKIDGNLLTQLTEEILSEDFKLTKLQVKKLLQFIGGWRPKM